A genomic region of Thermoplasmatales archaeon contains the following coding sequences:
- a CDS encoding ABC transporter ATP-binding protein: protein MIEVKNLRKTYNGLVAVKNISFETKKGEVFALLGPNGAGKTTTIKAILGLIKIDEGEIRINGMDISSNEREVKKLIGYLPESPSFYENLTALQTLKFFAELKDFEKEKCVEILKEVGLGDAINRKVGGFSKGMIQRLGLAQCLMDSPPLLILDEPTSGLDALGAYEIRNKIRKMKEEGATIVLSSHVLSEVQELSDRVAIMNKGSIIAIDSVEELSKKLKIQPKLKINVSNPSEKMVKVVKELNGVEDAKMEGNIIEIKCSSETKASVINAIENAGGKIIDFKTVEPTLEEIFVKMVKKNE, encoded by the coding sequence ATGATAGAAGTTAAAAATCTAAGGAAAACATATAACGGGCTTGTTGCGGTCAAAAATATTTCATTTGAGACTAAAAAGGGCGAGGTATTTGCCTTGCTGGGCCCAAATGGTGCGGGAAAAACAACAACAATAAAAGCAATTCTTGGCTTAATAAAAATTGATGAAGGAGAAATAAGGATAAACGGGATGGATATTTCTTCAAATGAGAGAGAGGTGAAAAAACTCATCGGATATTTGCCAGAATCACCTTCTTTTTATGAAAATTTAACAGCCCTCCAAACCCTAAAATTTTTTGCGGAGTTAAAAGATTTTGAAAAGGAGAAATGCGTTGAAATTCTGAAAGAAGTTGGGTTAGGCGACGCAATTAACAGGAAAGTCGGAGGTTTTTCAAAGGGAATGATACAGCGCCTCGGGCTGGCGCAATGCCTGATGGATTCTCCGCCCTTGCTAATACTTGATGAGCCAACGAGCGGGCTTGATGCACTTGGAGCATACGAGATAAGGAATAAAATAAGGAAAATGAAGGAAGAGGGAGCGACCATAGTTCTCTCCTCCCATGTTTTATCTGAAGTTCAGGAATTAAGTGATAGGGTTGCAATAATGAATAAAGGGAGTATAATTGCGATAGATAGTGTTGAAGAATTGAGTAAAAAATTAAAAATTCAGCCAAAATTGAAAATAAATGTTTCGAATCCATCGGAGAAAATGGTCAAAGTGGTAAAGGAACTGAATGGAGTAGAAGACGCAAAAATGGAGGGAAATATTATAGAGATAAAATGCTCATCTGAGACAAAGGCAAGTGTTATAAATGCGATTGAAAATGCGGGAGGAAAAATAATTGATTTCAAGACAGTTGAGCCTACCCTAGAGGAAATATTTGTTAAGATGGTGAAGAAAAATGAATAA
- a CDS encoding ABC transporter permease, with protein MNKILAIAKKEFMDNWRNKWIIALSAIFLILTLVISYFSKGEWQSLSATIVGMMSFVEFLIPILGLMLGYATIAGEKERGSLAIVLSYPVKRWEVLLGKFLGLSCVIASSIFIGFGIAGIVIGMNVKEVKWMEYFSFIALSILLGIVYVAISIMISSLFKKRATAMGGAIFTWFLFSMIWGIILFGLLIIIYKSNPLQILNDNFLAPNWFYILSALNPVSAFESLVYLNVTPLRGGVPIQINYPSFYNNTFLFSMLLMWIILSLVLAYLFFKNRDI; from the coding sequence ATGAATAAAATTTTGGCGATAGCAAAAAAGGAATTCATGGATAACTGGAGAAATAAATGGATTATTGCCCTTTCCGCAATATTTTTAATTCTAACACTTGTTATTTCATATTTCAGCAAAGGCGAATGGCAGAGTCTTTCCGCAACAATAGTTGGTATGATGAGTTTTGTTGAATTTTTGATTCCTATACTGGGGCTTATGCTCGGATATGCAACTATTGCGGGAGAAAAGGAGCGAGGCTCACTTGCAATTGTTTTATCATATCCAGTGAAAAGATGGGAGGTATTGCTCGGGAAATTTTTGGGCCTTAGTTGCGTAATTGCATCATCAATTTTTATTGGTTTTGGGATCGCAGGAATTGTAATAGGAATGAATGTAAAAGAAGTTAAATGGATGGAATATTTTTCCTTTATAGCCCTTTCAATACTTTTAGGAATTGTTTATGTAGCAATCTCAATAATGATTTCTTCATTATTTAAAAAGAGGGCGACCGCCATGGGGGGAGCAATCTTCACATGGTTTCTCTTCTCAATGATATGGGGAATAATACTTTTTGGGTTGCTTATAATCATATATAAATCAAATCCCTTGCAGATTTTAAATGATAATTTTCTTGCTCCAAACTGGTTCTACATTTTAAGTGCTTTAAATCCAGTGAGTGCTTTTGAAAGTCTTGTATATTTAAATGTTACACCTTTAAGAGGAGGAGTTCCAATTCAAATTAATTATCCTTCTTTTTATAACAATACTTTTCTTTTTTCAATGCTCCTTATGTGGATTATATTATCTCTTGTATTAGCTTATCTGTTTTTCAAGAATAGAGATATTTAG